The following coding sequences are from one Oryzias melastigma strain HK-1 linkage group LG20, ASM292280v2, whole genome shotgun sequence window:
- the LOC112150977 gene encoding semaphorin-5A-like, whose amino-acid sequence MRVLVLALIMMPFGVSSSLSEVSIARSSQEERRCGDFNLFHMIAVGLSSSILGCLVTLLVYSYCQRYQQQSHDATVIHPISAAPLNTSITNHINKLDKYDTVEAIKPDVSVLLPLDDPAMHQPLSSNMGVSMRGLEIFY is encoded by the exons ATGCGTGTGCTGGTTTTGGCTCTAATAATGATGCCTTTtggtgtttcttcttctttgtcagAAGTCTCAATTGCCCGCTCCAGTCAGGAGGAGAGGCGCTGTGGAG ATTTCAACCTTTTCCACATGATCGCCGTTGGTCTTAGCAGCTCCATCCTCGGCTGCCTGGTTACCCTGCTAGTCTACTCCTACTGCCAGCGCTACCAGCAGCAGTCCCACGACGCCACCGTCATCCATCCCATCTCAGCTGCGCCACTCAACACCAGCATCAccaatcacatcaacaaactGGACAAATATGACACTGTGGAAGCCATCAAG CCAGATGTGTCGGTACTCTTGCCCTTGGACGACCCCGCCATGCACCAGCCTCTCTCTTCTAACATGGGGGTGTCCATGCGTGGACTGGAGATTTTCTACTAA